CCGAGATCTGGGCCGCGTACACCGCCGACGCGCTGGAGGGCACCCCCGTCAAGGAGTTCGACCTGGAGACGATGAGCGGCGGCGCCCCGCTCATGGAGACACCCGAGACCACGCCGCCGCCGGCCACGTCCAGCGCCCCGCCGACCGCGCCGGCCCCGCCGACGACCACCCGCCCGACGCCCCCGGGTCCGCCGACGGACTTCCCGTCCCCGATCGTGCCGCCCGGCCCGCCGACGGACTTCCCCTCCCCGCCGGACATCCCCTTCGGCCCGAACGGGCCCAACGGACGGCAGGACGGGCGGGGTAGTGGGGAGGACCGGGATTCACTGCTGGGCGACTTCTAGCGCGCTCAGTGTCCCGAGGTCGCCTTCAGCCCGACCACCGCTACCAGCAGCAAAACGATGAAGAAGATCCGCGCGGCGGTCGCCGGCTCACCCAGCACCACCATGCCGAGCACCGCCGCTCCGGCCGCGCCGATACCGACCCAGACGCCGTAGGCCGTACCGATGGGCAGCGTCTTCGCGGCCTGCGCCAGCAACAGCATGCTGGCCGCGATGCCCGCGACCGTGAACACGCTCGGCCACAGCCGCGTGAACCCCTCGGTGAACTTCATGCCGATCGACCAGCCGACCTCGAGCAGACCGGCGACGGCGAGCAGGATCCATGCCATGACGGCACCTCCGTGAAACGTGCTTCAACAGGGGTGCGTCGTCTTGTCATGTCCCGGTACGGCGCGTCTCGTCGGGTTCCTTCGACCGTAGCAAACCGGACGG
The window above is part of the Streptomyces syringium genome. Proteins encoded here:
- a CDS encoding DMT family transporter encodes the protein MAWILLAVAGLLEVGWSIGMKFTEGFTRLWPSVFTVAGIAASMLLLAQAAKTLPIGTAYGVWVGIGAAGAAVLGMVVLGEPATAARIFFIVLLLVAVVGLKATSGH